In the genome of Tautonia marina, one region contains:
- the lptB gene encoding LPS export ABC transporter ATP-binding protein, which yields MALLEVRDLQKWYGKRQVVCGVDFEVEQGQVVGLLGPNGAGKTTSFRMTIGLISTDGGSITFGGHEITHLPMYRRARAGLGYLPQETSVFRQLSVENNLMAILETRSDLGRKERKRRRDQLLDQFGLDHIRSTKAQFISGGEKRRLEIARCLITEPSLIMLDEPFAGIDPKTVKEIQGSIRELAEQFNIGILLTDHEFRETLEVTDRNYLIYQGRVVAEGNRVEFLENPDVRRYYLGERADVGHLLEDRSPHHASTKPVAQTPVTSPSTPPKPKPVLPPSGGVAEVAPQPPEAPKPRVEAPSIPHVHLDPLLDAFGPVILDPSFGHEPDEEDDDFYNPGSSSR from the coding sequence ATGGCCTTGCTGGAAGTCCGCGACCTGCAAAAGTGGTACGGCAAGCGTCAGGTCGTTTGCGGTGTTGACTTCGAAGTCGAACAGGGCCAAGTGGTGGGCCTTCTCGGCCCCAATGGCGCAGGGAAAACGACCAGCTTCCGGATGACGATTGGCCTGATCTCGACGGATGGAGGTTCGATTACCTTCGGTGGCCACGAGATCACCCATCTCCCCATGTATCGCCGCGCTCGCGCCGGGCTTGGCTATCTTCCTCAAGAAACCAGTGTGTTTCGCCAGTTATCGGTCGAAAACAACTTGATGGCGATTCTGGAAACCCGTTCCGACCTGGGGCGCAAGGAACGCAAGCGCCGACGTGATCAGCTGCTTGACCAGTTCGGACTCGATCACATTCGATCCACCAAGGCTCAGTTCATCTCCGGCGGCGAGAAACGCCGACTGGAAATCGCGCGGTGCTTGATCACTGAACCCAGCTTGATCATGCTCGACGAACCCTTCGCGGGAATCGACCCGAAGACCGTGAAGGAAATTCAAGGCTCCATCCGCGAGCTGGCCGAGCAGTTCAACATCGGCATCTTGCTGACCGATCACGAGTTCCGGGAGACGCTCGAAGTGACCGATCGGAACTACCTGATTTATCAAGGTCGGGTGGTGGCTGAGGGGAACCGTGTCGAGTTCCTCGAAAACCCAGACGTTCGTCGCTATTACCTTGGCGAACGCGCCGATGTCGGTCACCTCCTTGAGGATCGATCGCCGCATCACGCCTCGACAAAGCCGGTGGCACAGACCCCGGTCACGTCCCCCTCAACTCCACCGAAGCCGAAGCCCGTGCTTCCTCCCTCGGGAGGAGTCGCGGAAGTCGCCCCTCAGCCACCCGAGGCTCCGAAACCTCGAGTGGAAGCTCCGTCCATCCCTCACGTTCACCTCGACCCACTGCTCGACGCCTTTGGACCTGTCATTCTCGACCCC
- a CDS encoding S26 family signal peptidase: MTRTAARRKVNPDSSSRSEAARPAESHRETIESIVVAFMLALLIRGFAAEAFVIPTGSMAPTLMGRHKEVDCPQCGVTFTVNAADEPRTGRPVAFGTCSNCRLRTQVDDLPSFNGDRILVMKFPYKLSFLPMAERPSRWDVVVFHYPEAPEQNYIKRLVGLPGEELMIHGGNLFARPLESDEPFQILRKPLRHLRAMQLPVYDDRYRPIALESLPEWQRWAPLESGTWSEPTEEPGTFVSDNSSGSRVSWLRYRHLIPDQDQWRAILRGQTPERPPTPSLIEDFSSYNSNQVRREVGAPVIETHWVSDLSLEFELEVESLRGQLIIELIEAGVSNRCTIDLAEGLATLTRDDTVLGTPESCGIDTTGRYRLTFANIDDRLTLWVNGRTPFGEGVVYAVDRSEPLVPTPADLAPAGIGAESADVRVSGLVLHRDIYYTLEPNSSDLEGFGMLRGQNEFRWLQLAMSDPAQFPELARLDAPRTFAIRPGRYMMMGDNSPRSKDSRAWSRLEAEGVYYDDNAQRWDIGPWSTLDRASHEVPEELIVGKAFFVYWPHGRPFGPDIRVSRDFRIPFRPYFERMHWIR; encoded by the coding sequence ATGACCCGGACCGCCGCCCGCCGCAAGGTGAATCCTGACTCCTCCTCACGCTCCGAGGCGGCCCGTCCGGCGGAATCGCATCGAGAAACGATCGAGTCCATCGTTGTTGCGTTCATGCTCGCTCTCTTGATCCGAGGATTCGCGGCCGAGGCCTTCGTCATTCCAACCGGATCAATGGCTCCCACGCTGATGGGGCGGCATAAAGAGGTCGATTGTCCCCAGTGTGGCGTGACCTTCACCGTCAATGCGGCTGATGAACCTCGAACCGGCCGACCGGTTGCATTCGGTACATGCTCGAACTGTCGACTTAGGACTCAGGTCGACGATCTCCCGAGCTTTAACGGCGACCGGATCCTGGTGATGAAGTTTCCCTACAAACTCTCGTTTCTTCCCATGGCGGAACGACCTTCCCGCTGGGATGTGGTCGTTTTCCATTACCCCGAAGCACCTGAGCAAAACTACATTAAACGGCTCGTCGGGCTGCCTGGCGAAGAGTTGATGATTCACGGCGGGAACCTGTTTGCCCGACCGCTTGAGAGCGATGAGCCGTTTCAAATCCTTCGCAAACCGTTGCGGCATCTTCGGGCGATGCAACTGCCCGTCTATGATGACCGATACCGGCCGATTGCCCTGGAGTCACTTCCAGAGTGGCAGCGTTGGGCTCCCCTGGAATCTGGAACCTGGTCCGAACCGACCGAGGAGCCTGGTACCTTCGTGTCGGATAATTCGAGTGGTTCTCGGGTTTCCTGGCTCCGCTATCGTCATCTGATCCCCGATCAGGATCAGTGGAGAGCGATCCTCCGGGGGCAAACTCCTGAACGACCTCCGACTCCGTCACTGATCGAAGATTTTTCCTCCTACAATTCGAATCAGGTCCGCAGAGAAGTTGGGGCGCCAGTGATCGAAACTCACTGGGTCAGCGACCTTTCCCTTGAGTTTGAGCTGGAGGTTGAATCGCTTCGTGGGCAATTGATCATCGAACTGATCGAGGCAGGGGTTTCGAATCGCTGCACCATTGATTTGGCCGAGGGACTGGCGACCTTGACCCGTGATGACACGGTCCTCGGGACGCCAGAATCTTGCGGGATTGATACCACTGGTCGCTACCGACTGACTTTTGCCAACATTGACGACCGATTAACCCTTTGGGTCAACGGCCGAACGCCGTTTGGAGAGGGGGTCGTCTATGCGGTTGACCGATCCGAACCTCTCGTACCGACCCCAGCCGATCTGGCACCGGCAGGGATCGGTGCCGAATCGGCCGACGTTCGGGTAAGCGGGCTTGTCCTTCACCGAGACATCTACTATACGTTGGAGCCGAATTCCTCGGACCTTGAAGGCTTTGGCATGCTCCGGGGGCAGAATGAGTTTCGATGGCTCCAACTCGCGATGTCCGATCCGGCTCAATTCCCCGAACTTGCTCGGCTTGACGCTCCGCGAACCTTTGCGATCCGTCCTGGCCGGTACATGATGATGGGGGATAACAGTCCTCGGAGTAAGGACAGTCGCGCCTGGTCTCGGCTTGAGGCAGAAGGTGTCTATTACGACGACAACGCCCAACGCTGGGACATCGGCCCCTGGTCCACACTCGACCGTGCCTCGCATGAGGTGCCCGAAGAATTGATCGTGGGGAAGGCGTTTTTCGTCTACTGGCCTCACGGACGACCGTTCGGCCCCGACATTCGCGTCTCAAGAGACTTCCGCATTCCGTTCCGTCCTTATTTTGAACGAATGCATTGGATTCGGTAG
- the lepB gene encoding signal peptidase I, translating to MAPTLLGVHRDVSCTSCEFVFALGVDEDGHAGRPLCPNCGADLEEAPAVERTGDRLLVQKNFFRWRPPKRWEVVVFLNPSEPEQAYVKRVVGLPGEAIEIRNGDIYVDDQIARKDFREQQAVRLLVHDSRYRPPGPEWFPRWQYRNESEGPSGWSSDGTGFRHQASQSGSPGSLDWLEYRHVDPDRSNYGPVRDFIAYNGARLGSGRRVQDLALEARLDLTPETEALGIRFQAGSDPLTLTIPLDGSQPPQVSFLGKEFRTEDRAAGVASAWADQRGPHTLEASFFDHRLMVVLNGEPLFEPLDLAPSPSRPFTSRIDDPPVALGVLGTGVTVLHLKIYRDVYYTDGLSQSPARPFGVGEPYRLGTDEYFVLGDNSPVSNDSRFWSDSPVVPGSMLLGKPFLVHLPSQGVPIRVFGREPYWLPDPREIRYIR from the coding sequence ATGGCACCGACGCTCCTGGGTGTGCATCGCGACGTGTCCTGTACGTCGTGCGAGTTTGTCTTTGCGCTGGGGGTTGACGAAGACGGCCACGCCGGACGTCCGCTTTGTCCGAACTGTGGAGCTGATCTCGAAGAGGCCCCTGCGGTCGAACGAACCGGCGATCGATTACTCGTCCAGAAAAACTTTTTTCGTTGGAGACCTCCCAAACGCTGGGAAGTGGTCGTGTTCCTGAACCCTTCGGAACCGGAGCAGGCCTATGTCAAACGGGTGGTTGGTTTGCCTGGCGAGGCGATCGAGATTCGCAACGGAGACATCTACGTCGACGATCAGATCGCCAGAAAAGATTTCCGGGAACAACAGGCCGTTCGGCTTCTGGTTCACGACAGTCGTTACCGTCCACCAGGTCCTGAATGGTTTCCTCGATGGCAATACCGGAACGAATCGGAAGGACCTTCCGGCTGGTCCTCCGACGGGACCGGTTTCCGACACCAGGCATCCCAGTCAGGAAGCCCCGGGAGTCTCGATTGGCTCGAGTACAGGCATGTGGATCCTGATCGATCCAATTATGGTCCGGTTCGTGATTTTATTGCGTACAATGGGGCTCGACTGGGGTCTGGTCGGCGGGTACAGGATCTTGCTCTTGAGGCTCGGCTCGATCTGACTCCCGAAACCGAAGCCCTGGGCATTCGATTCCAGGCCGGTTCTGATCCTCTGACTCTGACGATTCCGCTTGATGGGAGTCAACCTCCTCAGGTTTCCTTCCTGGGAAAGGAATTCCGGACCGAGGACCGGGCGGCCGGGGTCGCCTCGGCCTGGGCGGATCAAAGAGGCCCTCATACGCTGGAAGCCTCGTTCTTTGATCATCGCTTGATGGTTGTACTCAACGGCGAGCCCCTTTTTGAACCCCTTGATCTGGCCCCCTCGCCATCCCGGCCGTTTACGTCTCGGATTGACGACCCTCCCGTCGCTCTTGGGGTTCTCGGAACAGGTGTGACGGTGCTCCACCTGAAGATCTATCGAGACGTGTATTACACCGATGGCCTGTCCCAGAGTCCTGCCCGTCCGTTCGGGGTTGGGGAGCCGTATCGACTCGGAACCGACGAATATTTTGTGCTCGGTGACAACAGCCCGGTTTCCAATGACTCGCGATTCTGGTCAGACAGTCCCGTGGTCCCCGGTTCAATGCTGCTTGGAAAGCCGTTCCTTGTCCATTTGCCCAGCCAGGGAGTCCCGATCCGCGTCTTCGGTCGTGAGCCGTACTGGCTTCCGGACCCTCGTGAAATCCGATACATTCGTTAG
- the lepA gene encoding translation elongation factor 4, with protein sequence MAFDPRFIRNFSIVAHIDHGKSTLADQLLLQSGAISQREFREQLLDDMDLERERGITIKARAVSLHYDQDGQRYELNLIDTPGHVDFHYEVSRSLAACEGAILLVDATQGVQAQTVANAYLAIAGDLALVPALNKIDMQAARPDEIKEEVFNTLGLDPDEILSVSGKTGIGVPELFRALIDRIPPPSGQVDGALRALIFDSKYDDYQGVVVYVRVIDGTIRVGQKIRLMAMEREYEVIGLGQFRPREVPCQELGVGQVGFVVANIKQLADVRIGDTITDAHRPASQALPGYQEPSQVVYCGLFPATHNQFEDLRTALQKLALNDSSFTFEPETSDALGFGFRCGFLGMLHMEIVQQRLERESDLALVQTAPNVTYEILTTKGETLYVSNPTRIPEPGNIEEFREPYARVNFLVPSDNIGAIMALCEERRGNYIKTDYITPTRVIVTYELPLAEMIYDLYDKLKSATRGFGTMDYELIGYRPNNLVRLDVLVAGDRVDALSVVVHRDFADRRGRKLVKKLKSEIDRHQFEVAIQAAIGSKVIARETISALRKNVTAKCYGGDITRKRKLLEKQKEGKKRMKQVGNVEISQEAFLSVLEAGES encoded by the coding sequence ATGGCCTTCGATCCCAGGTTTATTCGCAATTTCTCAATCGTCGCTCACATCGACCACGGCAAGAGCACGCTGGCTGATCAGCTATTGCTCCAGTCGGGCGCGATCTCTCAACGCGAATTTCGCGAGCAATTGCTTGATGACATGGACCTCGAACGTGAACGAGGGATTACCATCAAGGCTCGCGCCGTCAGTCTGCACTACGATCAGGATGGTCAGCGATACGAGCTGAACCTCATTGACACTCCTGGTCACGTGGACTTCCACTACGAGGTCTCACGGAGCCTCGCCGCGTGCGAGGGAGCCATCCTGCTCGTCGATGCCACTCAGGGAGTGCAAGCCCAAACTGTCGCCAATGCATACCTCGCGATTGCAGGCGATCTGGCCCTGGTGCCGGCGTTGAACAAGATCGACATGCAGGCTGCGCGGCCCGACGAGATTAAGGAAGAGGTGTTCAATACCCTCGGCCTCGATCCTGATGAGATTCTTTCCGTCAGTGGGAAGACCGGGATCGGTGTTCCCGAACTCTTTCGAGCACTTATTGATCGCATTCCGCCTCCCTCGGGTCAGGTCGATGGGGCGCTTCGAGCGCTGATCTTTGACTCAAAGTACGATGATTACCAGGGAGTGGTTGTTTACGTTCGGGTCATCGACGGAACCATCCGGGTTGGGCAGAAAATCCGGCTCATGGCGATGGAGCGGGAGTACGAAGTCATCGGCCTGGGGCAGTTCCGTCCTCGGGAGGTTCCCTGTCAGGAGCTGGGAGTCGGGCAGGTCGGCTTCGTCGTGGCCAACATCAAGCAGCTCGCCGATGTCCGAATCGGTGACACGATTACCGATGCTCACCGCCCTGCCAGCCAGGCGCTTCCTGGCTACCAGGAGCCGAGCCAGGTCGTCTACTGCGGCCTTTTCCCAGCCACTCATAATCAGTTCGAGGACCTTCGTACTGCCCTCCAAAAGCTTGCCCTCAACGACTCCAGTTTCACGTTTGAACCCGAGACCTCCGATGCTCTGGGATTTGGGTTCCGATGTGGATTTCTGGGCATGCTGCACATGGAGATCGTTCAGCAGCGCCTCGAACGCGAAAGTGACCTGGCACTCGTCCAGACTGCTCCCAACGTCACCTACGAGATCTTGACCACGAAGGGGGAGACCCTTTACGTCTCGAATCCGACGCGCATTCCCGAGCCGGGCAACATCGAAGAATTCCGCGAACCGTACGCCCGAGTCAACTTCCTCGTGCCGTCCGACAACATTGGTGCCATCATGGCACTCTGCGAGGAACGACGCGGGAATTACATCAAGACCGACTACATCACGCCGACTCGCGTCATCGTGACTTATGAGCTGCCACTGGCAGAAATGATTTACGATCTCTACGATAAACTCAAGTCCGCCACCCGAGGCTTCGGCACAATGGACTACGAGTTGATCGGTTACCGACCGAACAATCTGGTTCGACTCGACGTGTTGGTCGCCGGGGATCGAGTGGACGCCCTCTCGGTGGTGGTCCACCGGGACTTCGCGGATCGTCGCGGCCGGAAGCTTGTGAAGAAGCTTAAGTCCGAGATCGATCGTCATCAGTTCGAGGTCGCCATCCAGGCGGCGATCGGCTCGAAGGTAATCGCCCGAGAAACCATTTCCGCCCTTCGGAAAAACGTAACCGCCAAGTGCTATGGTGGCGACATCACCCGGAAGCGGAAACTGCTCGAAAAGCAGAAGGAAGGCAAGAAGCGGATGAAGCAGGTCGGTAACGTCGAGATCTCTCAGGAAGCGTTCCTGTCCGTTCTCGAAGCTGGTGAATCCTGA
- a CDS encoding ROK family protein — MSASVGRPPFYLGIDLGGTNVKSGVVDDDGQPRSSISIKTHADRGPEAGIATLAEAGRQAVEASGLSWDEIVGVGLGSPGTMDIPAGMLLDPPNLPGWQNLPIRDLLAARLGKPTVLQNDANAAAYGEYWAGAGKGVTSLVLFTLGTGVGGGIVERGRIIEGSHSHGGECGHIVIQMENGRQCGCGGYGHLEAYASATALVKRALEALELTDEPTALRKHLAEGRLSARSINEASLAGDSLAGLLMRETAHYLAVGAVCMMHTINPDMILFAGGMSNAGPEFMELIREGVKRMAFPLPASKTLIDYATLGEEAGYIGAAGCARMAFGPGKLSDD, encoded by the coding sequence ATGAGTGCATCGGTAGGCCGCCCGCCCTTCTATCTGGGGATTGACCTGGGAGGGACGAACGTAAAGAGCGGAGTCGTCGATGACGACGGCCAACCTCGTTCCTCCATCAGTATCAAAACTCATGCCGATCGTGGACCGGAGGCTGGAATTGCCACCCTTGCAGAGGCTGGCCGGCAGGCAGTCGAGGCGAGCGGGTTAAGCTGGGATGAGATTGTGGGCGTTGGCCTCGGTTCCCCGGGAACCATGGACATTCCTGCCGGCATGCTCCTCGACCCGCCGAATCTCCCGGGATGGCAAAATTTACCAATTCGAGACCTCCTCGCTGCCCGTCTCGGCAAGCCGACCGTCCTTCAGAACGATGCCAATGCCGCCGCTTACGGTGAGTACTGGGCGGGAGCCGGCAAAGGAGTTACGAGCCTCGTCCTGTTCACGCTTGGGACGGGAGTCGGGGGAGGCATCGTTGAACGAGGACGCATCATCGAGGGCAGCCACAGCCACGGTGGCGAGTGCGGGCACATTGTCATCCAAATGGAGAATGGCCGCCAGTGCGGGTGTGGGGGCTATGGGCATCTGGAAGCGTACGCTTCGGCAACGGCTCTGGTGAAACGAGCCCTGGAAGCCCTGGAACTGACGGACGAACCCACAGCGCTGCGAAAACACCTTGCGGAAGGACGCCTTTCGGCCCGATCAATCAACGAGGCCTCACTCGCGGGCGACTCACTCGCTGGCTTGTTGATGAGGGAAACCGCCCATTACCTTGCAGTGGGTGCGGTTTGCATGATGCACACGATCAACCCCGATATGATCCTGTTCGCTGGTGGCATGTCGAATGCAGGACCCGAGTTCATGGAGTTGATCCGGGAGGGGGTCAAACGGATGGCGTTCCCCTTGCCGGCCTCCAAGACCTTGATCGACTACGCAACCCTTGGTGAGGAGGCAGGGTACATTGGCGCTGCCGGGTGTGCTCGGATGGCCTTCGGTCCAGGGAAGCTCTCTGACGACTGA
- a CDS encoding alpha/beta hydrolase — translation MRRRKIVSWGLLALVSLTVSLAAAQQRFLDRPLPDRVNVRYGSHHRHRLDFWSAGTDQPSPLLVYIHGGGFQGGDKRGIPVDLLQECLQSGISVASINYRLSQHASFPAPMLDGARAVQFLRFKAKDWNIDPERIAASGGSAGAGVALWVGFQDDLKNPESEDPVDHQSSRLSCVAVFGAQTTYDPRVIATIVGGRAHEHPALTPFFGLTKEHLETEEAYRRYQEASPDTYVTADDPPVYLVYNEPKGSLPPDAPPGKGIHHPNFGTYLASKLHANGIECLTDHVDDLASRGKTPHHRMVEFCCRHFGIEVTGEDSEN, via the coding sequence ATGAGACGCCGAAAAATCGTGAGCTGGGGCCTGTTGGCCCTGGTGTCGTTAACAGTGAGCCTGGCCGCGGCGCAACAGCGGTTTCTCGACCGCCCGTTGCCCGATCGGGTCAATGTTCGCTACGGTTCTCATCATCGGCATCGGCTTGACTTCTGGTCCGCCGGGACCGATCAACCGTCCCCCTTGCTGGTTTACATCCACGGAGGCGGCTTTCAGGGCGGAGACAAACGAGGGATTCCGGTCGATCTCCTCCAGGAGTGCCTGCAATCTGGAATCTCGGTTGCTTCGATCAACTACCGACTTTCACAACACGCATCCTTTCCCGCTCCTATGCTGGATGGCGCACGCGCCGTTCAGTTTCTCCGATTCAAGGCGAAGGATTGGAACATCGACCCGGAACGAATCGCGGCCTCGGGCGGGTCGGCGGGTGCGGGAGTCGCGCTCTGGGTGGGATTTCAGGACGATTTGAAGAATCCTGAAAGTGAGGACCCGGTCGATCACCAGTCGAGTCGACTCAGTTGCGTGGCGGTCTTTGGTGCCCAGACGACCTACGACCCTCGGGTCATCGCAACGATCGTGGGTGGCCGGGCTCACGAACACCCCGCGTTGACACCGTTTTTTGGATTGACGAAGGAACACCTCGAAACCGAAGAAGCATACCGTCGCTATCAGGAGGCTTCGCCGGATACATACGTGACCGCCGATGACCCACCAGTTTATTTGGTTTACAATGAGCCGAAGGGCTCGCTTCCCCCCGATGCTCCTCCGGGCAAAGGGATTCACCATCCGAATTTCGGGACGTATTTGGCGTCAAAGCTTCACGCAAATGGGATCGAGTGCTTGACGGACCATGTCGATGACCTTGCTAGTCGAGGAAAGACACCCCATCACCGGATGGTTGAGTTCTGTTGTCGACACTTCGGGATCGAGGTGACAGGAGAGGATTCGGAGAATTGA